One window of Penaeus chinensis breed Huanghai No. 1 chromosome 3, ASM1920278v2, whole genome shotgun sequence genomic DNA carries:
- the LOC125040744 gene encoding PE-PGRS family protein PE_PGRS33-like, translating to MGGGNVVILGGGVVGGGVMGVNAPEVVVGAGGGGGGVLGGPGIGTLGGPGVGALGGPGVGALGGPGVGALGRPGVGGLGSPGVLGGIGGVIGGVPCSIEGGSFGSCNGDVLTASSRDSLLGHRAKQGDMMDSFRGEDTTLPILGIQKLSENPGRHVVLEGMRPLGSSLSTSCSSFRGGVPSGALGTVGGLASLTGTTGLIETPSTSASHLLQVTLIPEEAGKDRSPSRVPRVSEGVSVLIITILEETECPWTCSSLNLVTAVMPPGENKPQHRIDPNIE from the exons atggggggagggaaTGTGGTGATTCTCGGAGGTGGCGTCGTAGGAGGCGGTGTAATGGGGGTCAACGCTCCCGAAGTGGTAgtgggcgcaggaggaggaggaggaggagtactagGAGGACCAGGCATAGGGACCCTAGGAGGACCAGGCGTAGGGGCCCTCGGAGGACCAGGCGTAGGGGCCCTCGGAGGACCAGGCGTAGGGGCCCTCGGAAGACCAGGCGTAGGAGGACTAGGAAGCCCAGGAGTCCTTGGAGGAATAGGAGGCGTGATTGGGGGTGTGCCGTGCAGCATAGAAGGAGGCTCCTTTGGCTCCTGTAATGGCGACGTCCTGACCGCCAGCTCCAGGGACTCGCTGTTGGGACACCGCGCGAAGCag GGCGACATGATGGACTCATTCCGAGGAGAGGACACGACCCTTCCTATTCTCGGTATTCAGAAGCTCAGTGAAAACCCCGGCCGACACGTGGTCCTAGAAG gcATGCGGCCGCTCGGCTCTTCGCTGAGTACCTCGTGCTCCAGCTTCAGGGGCGGCGTCCCTTCAGGAGCTCTCGGCACGGTGGGCGGCCTCGCAAGCCTGACGGGGACGACCGGCTTGATCGAGACGCCGTCGACGTCCGCCTCTCACCTCCTGCAGGTCACCCTCATCCCGGAGGAAGCGGGGAAGGACCGGAGTCCCTCGCGCGTCCCTCGGGTTTCGGAGGGCGTGAGCGTTTT aattataacaatactagaaGAAACAGAGTGTCCATGGACATGCTCCTCTTTGAACCTTGTGACTGCAGTAATGCCCCCTGGCGAG